A window of Hordeum vulgare subsp. vulgare chromosome 5H, MorexV3_pseudomolecules_assembly, whole genome shotgun sequence genomic DNA:
CTGTTGCAATGGTAAATTCTTGAACTCTGGTTATTTGCAGGTTTCTATTTGATAAGAACTGTTCAGACTACAAATATTATGAGAATCGGCTTGCTGAAGAGGAAAAGGTTCATGCTCAGACAAAGGATGCTCATGCTTCAAAAATTGGTTCGTGTGTCACACAACACCATTACTTTTGGTATCAATTATCACCTATGCAAGTTCTCATGGCATATGTTCTTGCTAAAATGCAGTTAATTCGAGCACTGCAAGCTCCATAGCACATACTGGTCCGCAAAGAAGCTCATTTGAACAAAGATCTAACTATCAGACACCTGCTTCTGCTTTATATGGTGCATATGAAGGTAGTTCTTCCCAGGGAAGCTCATCTAGCCATGGTAAGTTACTCGTGGCGTCTTTTTGGATCATTTTTTAATTATGAAGTTTCTTAAACTTGTCTGCTACTCTGGTTTGATTGCTTCCACACTGTTCCAAGCTTGGGTACGCATGTTACGCAATGTTTTCTTGAGTTCGTAACCCTGCTCCGCCAGTTAATTGTCATCTGACTTTTCTTCTTAGTTTTTTGGCATCCTCTGTAGTAATTGTGTGGCCTAATCCATTGAATAGATATATTATGATGTGCATTTTGTGTGAGCAACTGAACCCTAATCCTGTCATCATGCTACATTATAGTTTTCTCCAGAATATGAAACGTCTTTATCTAGCAGATTGGTCCTTGTTTCTGTTTTTATAAATTTTAGTTGGTTGATGCTGTCTCATATTATTGCAGGTGGTCAGAGCATGTCTGCACCCTCAGATCCAGTAGCATTGATGGAATTCTACATGAAGAAAGCTGCGCAGGAAGAACGGAAGAGACCACCAAGGCAGTCAAAAGACGAAATGCCACCACCTCCATGTCTTGTTCAGGGTACATTTTCACATTTATTGTTAATCGCTGTGTTTGAAGGCTGTAGAGACTTGATATTAATTAttcatcttttctttctttccaGGTCCTCCTAACAAGGGACACCACATGGGGGACTTCATTCCTCAAGAAGAACTTGAGAAGTTCATGGCACGCTGTAACGATGCTGCAGCACAAAAGGCTACCAAAGAAGCTGCGGAGAAGGCTAAGATTCAGGCCGACAATATTGGGCACAAGCTTCTGTCTAAGATGGGCTGGAGGGAAGGTTAGTCCTCGAATTGAATAGTAAATACCAAAGTTCCAGTTCTAGTAAAAACTTGTTTGTCTTTCTGATCTTACTTGGCCTGTTGGATTGTCTTTTAACCAGTAAGAAATCCAAATGACACAATGAACCCCATATCCGTAATAATCTATTTGGTTGGCTGGTGAATTGTTAAGTTCAGGTCAACATGTTGTATATAGAATTCCCGCTAGCCTTCCCCCTGTTGAACGTTTCCCTCAGTGACCTAATTAATTAGTCTTGTGATATTATACTGAATTCAGTTGTAGGTGCTAAATGTAGTTTATTCTGCAGGTGAGGGTCTTGGCAGTGAGAGAAGTGGCCGTGCAGATCCCATTATGGCTGGAGATGTGAAGCAGGATCACCTTGGTGTTGGTGCTATCCAACCTGGTGAGGTGTCATCTGAAGATGACATCTACGAGCAATACAAGAAGCGAATGATGCTAGGCTACCGCCATAGGCCAAACCCACTGGTATGCTGCCCGGCCATGACCCGCTTTAATGGATGATCTGTTATATACGTTTGTCTCATCAGTTATGCTATTTCCTGCAGAACAACCCAAGGAAACAATACTATTGATACAAGGGGAGGTCAGCCAAGGGGAGGGGGAGACGTAAGAAAACCAATTTTGC
This region includes:
- the LOC123452573 gene encoding SURP and G-patch domain-containing protein 1-like protein, encoding MDKGLFANDGSFMERFKQMQQEMQDKEKPVAPTAAAGAGAVSSAPAKPVNPKTPLVIAANKRPLEVKKAGSVLSGGKLAFSLKKNKIPIMPVKFGAEEDDDDDVAGVERGDHAKRHKSIDAPSAAAPARVVASAPPNDMTVRQVADKLASFVAKNGRQFEDITRQKNPGDSPFKFLFDKNCSDYKYYENRLAEEEKVHAQTKDAHASKIVNSSTASSIAHTGPQRSSFEQRSNYQTPASALYGAYEGSSSQGSSSSHGGQSMSAPSDPVALMEFYMKKAAQEERKRPPRQSKDEMPPPPCLVQGPPNKGHHMGDFIPQEELEKFMARCNDAAAQKATKEAAEKAKIQADNIGHKLLSKMGWREGEGLGSERSGRADPIMAGDVKQDHLGVGAIQPGEVSSEDDIYEQYKKRMMLGYRHRPNPLNNPRKQYY